The genomic window AGAGGTGAAGATCATCATGAACGCGTCCATGGCGTCCACTTCCCGGTGCGGGACCAGATCGCCGGCTCCGTCGATTAGTTCGGTCCACTGCGCGGTCGAGATGTCGAGGACCTGCGTGGCCCCGAGATCCAGTCCGTCCAGCAACGGCCGGTGCTCGGCGTCGGTCACGACGTACTGACAGTCGGCCCGCCGGATGTCGGCGGCCAGCGCCTCGCCGCGCCGGGTGTTGTTCAGGCCGCACAGCACGTAACCACCGAGCCCGGCCGCCGCCATCTGCGCGCACATCTCCGGGGTGTTGCCCAACAGCGCGCCGACGTGCATGGGCCGGTGCGGGTCGGCGGCGGCGATGAGTGCCGCGGCCCGGGCCGCCGATAACGCCAGATACTCGCGCCAACTCCATTGGAGGTCAACGTGTTTCACGGCGATACCGGGGTCGGACAAGCGGCGGCGCAGAAACGCCTGCATGGTGTCGTCGGTCATCGGCTCGGTGTCCACCTCCGCTATCCGCCTTTTACGAGACGAGACGGTCCGTCTTATACTAGCGGCCGACCAGGATCGCTAGCCGCCCACCATCATTAGGCCGCCGTCGACGGCCAGCAGCTGCCCGGTGATGAAGTCCGAGCCGGTGCCGGCCAGGAATACCAGCATCGGGCCGAGGTCGCGCGTCGGGTCGCCCAACGTCCCGCCGAGCGGGATCATCATTTTCATCTGCTGGTCGATCAGTGCGGCAGCGTCCGGCCCCAGAAAATCCCGGAGCCGGTCGGCACCCGCGGTCTGGACCGCGGGCGCCAGGGCGTTGACGGTGACGTTGTCGGCGGCCCAGGCCTTGGCGGCCGACCGCGTCCAAGCTTGCACGGCGCCCTTGGTCGCGGCATACACGGCGGAAATCGGGCTGCCCATCACGGCTTCGGAGGACCCGAAGTTGATGATCCGGCCGCCCCTGGGGGCTTGATCCTTCATGACGGCGTAGGCGGCCTGATTGGTCAGGATCGTCGCCTTGATGTTGGTGTCGAGCAGGAACGATATGTCGTCGGCACCGATATAGCCCGGAATGCCGGCTTGCCACAGACCCGCGGCGTTGACCAGGACGTCGAGGCCGCCGAGGTGCTCCGCGGCCTGCCGGACCATCGCCGAAACGGCGTCGGCGTCGCGCACATCGCACCGCAGCCAGGTGGCCGCGAGACCGTCCGGCGGCGGCGTCTGATGCTGGGTCGCGGCGACAGCCGCGCCGGCCTCGGCGAGGACCGCGACGGCAGCAGCACCGATGCCGGACGCACCGCCGGTGACCAGAATTCGCCGGCCGTGCAGGGGTGAGGTCGCATTCGACATGGGCGAAACGCTACCAACCGTCCAACCGGCCCCTCGGCTCCGAATCCAGCGGAGTGGCAGGGTTTGCTTACG from Mycobacterium shigaense includes these protein-coding regions:
- a CDS encoding SDR family NAD(P)-dependent oxidoreductase, with the translated sequence MSNATSPLHGRRILVTGGASGIGAAAVAVLAEAGAAVAATQHQTPPPDGLAATWLRCDVRDADAVSAMVRQAAEHLGGLDVLVNAAGLWQAGIPGYIGADDISFLLDTNIKATILTNQAAYAVMKDQAPRGGRIINFGSSEAVMGSPISAVYAATKGAVQAWTRSAAKAWAADNVTVNALAPAVQTAGADRLRDFLGPDAAALIDQQMKMMIPLGGTLGDPTRDLGPMLVFLAGTGSDFITGQLLAVDGGLMMVGG